The following coding sequences lie in one Asterias amurensis chromosome 18, ASM3211899v1 genomic window:
- the LOC139951034 gene encoding uncharacterized protein: MKITIAVAIVFVFMQVQFLVATAAVSPDPGLTCNSCCQGPAGIPGIPGSNGNHGQGIVGQRGDAGSPGEVGQPGVKGDKGSDGLVGGPGAKGEHGLKGEQGVGLPGKQGPQGLPGMNGLKGERGEPGQAGQTGETGECSMRRSAFTAVRNTSFNPPSNYDPLPFEELLFSEEGTDFKLNNGTFTCNVPGVYVLMFSVRKSNSGPYLYVQLRKNGNIIVIGGVHAAGHQQVSNSALIPLHYGDQVHLAVRGHVYSNSHHYTSFTGFLLYEI, translated from the coding sequence ATGAAGATTACTATAGCAGTGGCCATTGTTTtcgtttttatgcaagttcagtTTTTGGTGGCTACAGCAGCAGTTTCACCTGATCCGGGACTGACGTGTAACTCCTGCTgccagggcccagccggtatTCCAGGAATCCCTGGATCtaatgggaaccatggtcaaggCATTGTAGGTCAGAGAGGTGATGCTGGCTCtcctggtgaggtaggtcaacccggggttaaaggagacaaggggtcagatggactggttggtgggccaggcgctaaaggggaacatggactgaagggagagcaaggagtcggtctaccagggaaacaaggacctcaaggtctgcctgggatgaatggtttgaagggggagagaggtgaacctggacaaGCTGGACAGACTGGTGAAACAGGTGAATGTAGTATGCGACGGTCCGCTTTCACTGCAGTGAGGAATACCAGCTTCAACCCTCCATCCAACTATGATcctctgccctttgaagagttattgttttcagaggaagggactgatttcaagttgaataacggcacgtttacgtgtaacgtgcctggggtatacgtattgatgttctcagtcCGGAAATCAAATAGTGGGCCTTACCTATATGTCCAGCTGAGGAAGAACGGTAACATCATTGTAATAGGGGGTGTACACGCTGCAGGTCATCAGCAAGTGAGCAACAGTGCATTGATTCCCCTGCACtatggagatcaagttcacttagctgtacGCGGTCATGTATATAGTAACTCTCATCATTACACGTCTTTTACTGGATTCCTGTTGtacgaaatctaa